The Methyloterricola oryzae genome contains the following window.
ACACTGGCCTTGACATCAGCCTGCAGCGTGGACGCGGCAGCCAGCACTTGCGCACCGTCGCTAGAGAACACCTGGGCGTAAATGTGGCGCGGAGTCCGGTGCACGGTAAGGCGATGGATGCCGTTCTCGCGGATAATGTGCCGCGTCTTGGCCGCTCTTTTGAGTCGTGATGCTTTCTTGTCCATTGCCGTACCTTACTTCTTCTTCGCTTCTTTTCTGATGATCTCTTCGTCGGAATAGCGGATTCCTTTTCCTTTGTAAGGCTCCGGCGGACGATACGCGCGGATATTGGCGGCTACCTGGCCGACCACCTGCTTGTTGCAGCCCTTCACCAGAATCTCGGTCTGGGTCGGCGTCTCCAGAGTGATGCCTTCCGGCGCTGCGAAGTCAACCGGGTGTGAAAAGCCCAAAGACAGGCTCAGCACGTTACCCTTGACTGCGGCGCGGTAACCGACGCCCACCATGGTCAGCTTGCGCTCGTAGCCGGCGCTGACGCCGACGACCATGTTGTTGATATTGGCTCGGGTGGTCCCGGCCAGGGCGTTGACCGTCTTGTTAGTGGGATCCGACTTAACGGTGATGACACCTTCAGCGACATCGACCGACACATTTGGATGCAGGTCACCAACCAGGGTCCCTTTCCCGCCTTTCACGGTCAGGCGACGGCCCTCGAGCTTCACCTCGACGCCTTTCGGCAGGTTGATGGGATTCTTAGCTACTCTCGACATTGAAATAAGCCCTTCTCTTGAACCTTAGGAGACCAGGCACAGCACTTCACCACCGTGCCCCTGTTCACGAGCATTCTTGTCCGTCATGACTCCCTTCGACGTGGAGACAATCGCCACGCCCAAGCCCCCGAGTACGGACGGAAGGTCCTCCTTCGGCTTGTAGATGCGACGCCCAGGCTTGCTCACCCTGCTCAGATACTCAATGACCGGCACACCCTTGAAGTACTTGAGGGAGACGGTCAGATCGGTCTTACCGGCCTCCTGGGCCACATGGTAATCCTCGATATAGCCTTCCTCCTTGAGCACCTTGCAGATCGCGACCTTTACCTTCGATGAAGGCAGGGTAACGTCCTTCTTACCCGCGGCTTGCCCATTCATGATCCGGCTAAACATATCCGCCAACGGATCGCTCATGCTCATACTTGGTCTCTCTCAAATCTAGGATGTAACGGTATTTAGAAATTCCCGGTAAGCCGGAAAATCACCAGCTCGCCTTAACCACGCCGGGCACGTCGCCCCGCATCACCGACTCGCGCAACTTGTTGCGACCCAGGCCGAACTTGCGGTAGTAGCCGTGCGGACGGCCGGTCAGGTTGCAGCGGTTCCGGCCACGCGAAGGGGCTGAGTCACGCGGCAACTTCTGCAGCTTCATGCCTGCCTCGAAACGATCGTCGTCGCTCAGGTTCGGATTCTTCACGGCGGCCTTCAGCTCCTGACGGCGCTGGTAAAGCTTGTCGGCCAGTTTCTTGCGCTTCAGTTCCCGCGCGATCATCGATTTCTTTGCCATGAGACTTCCTCAGGTCCTGAACGGAAATTTGAACTGCTCCAACAGCGCGCGCGCCTCATCGTCGGTCTTCGCGCTGGTGGTTATCGTGATGTCCATGCCGCGCAGCGCATCGATCTTGTCGTAATCGATCTCGGGAAAGATGATCTGCTCACGGACGCCCATGGAATAGCTGCCACGGCCATCAAAGGCCCGCGGGTTTAGGCCGCGGAAGTCACGGATACGCGGAATGGCGATGGTGATCAAGCGATCCAGGAACTCGTACATCGTGTCCCGGCGCAAGGTTACCTTGCAGCCGATGGGCATGCCCTCGCGAATCTTGAAGCCGGCGATGGACTTCCGCGCGAAGGTGATCACGGGCTTCTGCCCGGAGATCTTCTGCATGTCCTCAACGGCATTCTGCAGAATCTTCTTGTCCGCGACCGCTTCGCCCACGCCCATGTTCAAGGTGATTTTCTGAATCTTAGGCACCTGCATCACCGAAGCGTAATTGAACCGCTTCACCAGCTCAGGGACGATCTGCTCTTTGTAAATCTGTTGCAATCTGGCCATGGTTGGAGACTTCTTACTACGTTAGAGGTCGACGACTTCGTTGGTCGCCTTGAAGAAGCGAACCTTACGGCCGTCGGCGAGCAGGCGGAAACCCACCCGATCCGGCTTGTTGGTACCCGGATTGAACAGCGCCACGTTGGACACGTGAATGGACATGGACTTTTCCACGATGCCGCCGTTGATGCCGCGATTGGGATTTGGCTTCTGGTGCTTACGCACCAAGTTCACACCCTCGACCACCAAACGATCCTCGCCATCGAAAGAGAGCACGGTGCCGCGCTTGCCCTTGTCTTTACCGGTCAGTACGACGACCTGGTCGCCTTTCTTGATCTTACGCATCTTAATAACCTTGCCTTACAGTACTTCCGGCGCCAACGAGATGATCTTCATGAACTTCTCGGAGCGCAGCTCGCGTGTCACCGGCCCGAAAATACGTGTGCCCAGTGGCTGGTGCTGATTGTTCAGGATCACGGCGGCATTGCCGTCGAAGCGGATCAGGGAGCCGTCCGGACGGCGCACGCCCTTACGGGTACGCACCACCACCGCGTTGTATACCTCGCCTTTCTTGACGCGGCCGCGGGGGATGGCGTCCTTCACGCTCACCTTGATGATGTCGCCGATGTTCGCATAGCGGCGATGGGAGCCGCCCAGCACCTTGATGCACATCACTTTCCGGGCACCGCTGTTATCTGCGACGTCCAGGGTCGTCTGCATTTGAATCATGTGGGTTCCTCGCTATTCGCAATATTCAGGGCGACCGGCGCTATCTCGCCTTCTCGACGATCTTGTGCAGCATCCAGACCTTGTTCTTGGATAGCGGGCGACAGGACGTGATCTCGACCAGATCGCCTTCCTGGCACTCGTTGTTCTCGTCGTGTGCCATCAGCTTGGTGCTACGCTTGATGTATTTCCCGTAAACCGGATGCGGAACCAGGCGCTCCACTTCCACGGAAATGCTTTTGTTCATCTTGTTGCTGACGACCCGCCCGGTGATCGTCCGTACCTTTTCGTTTTCACTCATGACAGTTAACCCTTCTCAGAAATGATGGTGTTGATGCGCGCGATGTCGCGGCGGACCTTTCTGATCTGGTCAGGCTTGGACAACTGCCCGGTGGCCTTTTGCATGTGCAGATTGAACTGTTCACGATAAAGGGCCAACTGAGCTTCCTTCAGCTCCTGCACAGTCTTCTGTCTAAGTTCTTGGGCTTTCATTACATTACCGTACGATGGGAGAACGTTGTCTTAACGGGTAGTTTCGCGGCCGCCAGCCTGAATGCCTCACGTGCCAGCTCTTCGCTCACACCATCCAGTTCATAGAGCATGGTGCCCGGCTTAATCTGAGCAACCCAGTATTCTACACTACCTTTGCCGCTACCCATACGAACTTCCAAAGGCTTCTTTGAAATGGGCTTGTCCGGGAAGATGCGGATCCAGATTTTGCCGCCGCGCTTGACGTGACGGGAAATCGTTCGACGCGCCGCTTCAATCTGCCGTGCGGTGATACGGCCGCGGTCGACGGCTTTCAAGCCGAACTCACCGAAGCTCACCTTGCTTCCCGACTGGGCGAGACCGCGGTTGTCGCCCTTCATCTGCTTTCTGTATTTGGTTCTCTTTGGCTGCAACATTGTGATTCACCTTACGCTTCAGCAGGGGTGGCACCCTTGGTTTCGGCCATGTCGAAGATTTCGCCCTTGAAGATCCACACCTTGACGCCGATCACGCCATAGGTAGTGCGAGCTTCGGCGAAACCGTAATCGATGTCGGCACGGAAGGTGTGCAACGGCACCCGGCCCTCGCGATACCATTCGGTGCGGGCAATTTCAGCACCGTTCAAACGGCCAGCCACGTTGATCTTGATACCCTCTGCTCCCAGGCGCAGTGTGTTCTGCACGGCACGCTTCATGGCGCGGCGGAACATGATGCGCTTTTCCAACTGCTGAGCGACGCCTTCGGCAACCAGCTGCGCATCCAGTTCGGGCTTGCGGATCTCCTCCACATTCAGCTGAACCGGAACACCGATCATGCCGGCGATCTCGCGGCGCAGGGCATCGATGTCTTCACCCTTCTTGCCGATGACCAGTCCCGGGCGCGCCGTGTGGATGGTGATATGCGCGTTGTTGGCCGGGCGATTGATCTGAATGCGGCTGATGGACGCGTGGCCCAGCTTCTTCTTCAGAAACTCGCGAACCTTCAGGTCTTTATGCAGGAACTCGGGATAGTTCTGGCTGCTGGCATACCAGCGCGAAGTCCAGTCTTTGATGTATCCCAGCCTGATGCCGGTAGGATGTACTTTCTGTCCCATGATAAAGAACCTTATTTCTGCTCGGAAACTTTGACGGTGATGTGGCAAGTGCGCTTTTCGATGCGATTGCCGCGGCCCTTGGCACGTGCTTTCATGCGTTTCATGGTCGGGCCTTCATTCACGAACACCGATGAAACGTGCAGTTCGTCGACGTCAGCCCCGTCGTTGTGCTCAGCATTGGCAATGGCAGATTCGAGAACCTTCTTCACCAATTTCGCAGACTTCTTCGTGCTGAACGTTAATAAATCGATCGCCTTTGCTACGTCCATACCGCGGATCTGGTCTGCCACCAGTCTGCACTTTTGCGCTGAGACGCGAGCGTTGCTGAGCTTCGCTGAGGTTTCCATCGTATTCACCAAACCACGTTATTTAGATTTCTTGTCCGCCTGGTGACCCTTGTAGGTGCGGGTCGGGGCGAACTCGCCGAGCTTGTGACCCACCATGTTGTCGGACACCAGGACCGGCACATGCTGCTTGCCGTTGTGTACGGCGAGAGTCATGCCAATCATCTCGGGTATCACCATGGAGCGCCGCGACCAGGTCTTAATCGGGCGCTTCACGCCGGATTCAGCAGCGTCCAGCACTTTCTTCAAGAGCTGATGATCAATGAACGGGCCTTTATTAATTGAACGTGGCACAGGTGATACCTCTTGTCTTGATCGTTACTTGCGCTTACGGACGATCATGTCGTCGGTGCGCTTGTTGTTGCGAGTCTTGTAACCCTTGGTCGGGGTGCCCCAGGGCGATACCGGATGACGGCCACCGGAGGTGCGGCCTTCACCGCCACCGTGCGGATGATCCACCGGGTTCATGGCCACACCGCGGACGGTCGGACGCACACCGCGCCAGCGTTTCGCGCCGGCCTTGCCCAACGAGATCAGGTTGTGCTCGGCATTGGATACCTCTCCGATGACCGCTTTGCAGTCGATCAGAACCTTGCGCATCTCACTGGAGCGCAGCCGCACCGTGGCATAGGCTCCCTCTTTAGCCACCAACTGAACCGACGCGCCGGCGCTGCGTGCCAGCTGTGCACCCTTGCCGGGCTTCAATTCCAGACAATGGATCAAAGAACCCACTGGGATGTTGCGCAGGGGCAGGCAGTTGCCTGTCTTGATCGGTGCGAACTCGCCGGAGATCACTTCCTGACCCGCCGCCATACCCTTAGGGGCGATCATGTAGCGGCGCTCGCCGTCCTTGTACACGACCAAGGCAATATGCGCGGTGCGGTTTGGATCATACTCGATCCGCTCGACGCGACCCGGCACATCGATCTTGTCTCGCTTGAAATCGACGACACGGTAGTGCTGTTTGTGACCGCCACCTTTGTGGCGCGTCGTAACGCGGCCTTGGTTGTTACGGCCGGAGTTCTTGGATTTCTTCTCCAGCAGACCAGCAAAAGGCTTACCCTTGTGCAGACCCTCGGTTTTTACCCGGATGACGAATCGCGCGCCCGCCGATGTAGGTTTGGATTTGATAAGAGCCATGGTAGTGTTTCCGCAGTAAATTCTTCGGCCGTCTTCAGAGCTTTAACAACTCAACCGATCAAGCCGCCGACAGCTCGATGTCGAAACCGGGCTTCAGCTTAACGTAGGCCTTCTTCCAGTCCGAGCGCGCACCCATGAAGCGACCAAAGCGCTTGACCTTGCCTTTCACGTTGAGCACATGCACAGAGTCCACCTGCACATTGAACATCAGTTCTACGGCACGCTTGATTTGTTCCTTGTTGGCCGATTTCTTCACCCGGAACACAAACTGCTTGTTCTGCTCGGAGGCCACGGTACTCTTTTCGGAGATCACCGGTGCCTGCAATATCCGCATGAGTTCCTGCTGCTTCATCCCAGTTTTACCTCGATATTCTTGACAGCCTGCGTCGTCACGATCACCTTCTCGCTGTGAACCAGGGAGACCGGGTTAACGGAATCCGCGGTGCACACCTCGACGCCAGGCAGGTTGCGCGCCGCCAGGCACAGGTCGGAGTTCAGCGCGTCGGTAATGATCAGCGCACTCTCCGCCCCAAGGGCTTTCAGCTTCCCGACCAGTTCCTTGGTCTTGGGCGCACCGGGGAACACGTCGTCGGTCACCAGCAGGCGATCCTGACGCAGCAACTCGGAGAAAATCGAGCGCATGCCCGCGCGGTACATCTTCTTGTTCAGCTTCTGCTTGTAAGAGCGGTTGCTCGCGGCGAAGGTGACGCCACCGGTACGCCACAGCGGACCACGGGTGGTGCCGGCACGGGCGCGGCCACCGCCCTTCTGACGCCACGGCTTGGCACCGCCGCCACTGACATCGGCGCGGCTCTTCTGCCCCTTGGTTCCGGCACGTCCCGCTGCCAGATAAGCCACAACCATCTGATGCACCAGCGGCTCATTGAAGTTCTGCCCGAAAACAGCTTCGGAGACTGCGACCGGCTCTTCGCTGCGTCCGTTTTTTAACACCGGTATCTGTAGAGTCATGGTTCTTACCTGTTACTTCTTCACTGCGGGCTTGACGACCACGTCGCCGCCCTTGGGGCCCGGGATGGCGCCCCTGATCATCAACAAGGAACGCTCCTTGTCGACGGCCGCCACTTTCAGGCTCTGTACGGTCTTGAATTCGGCGCCCATATGGCCAGCCATTTTCTTGCCCTTGAACACGCGGCCCGGGGTCTGGTTCTGACCAATGGAACCCGGCGCGCGATGGGACAACGAGTTACCGTGGGTCGCATCCTGGGTCCGGAAGTTATGGCGCTTGATCACGCCGGCGAAGCCCTTGCCGATGGTGAAGCCGCGCACATCCACGTACTGGCCTTCCTCGAACTGGTCCACGCCCAGTTCGCTACCCACCGCGTACTCCGCGCTATCGCTCTCTTCGAGACGGAACTCCCACAATCCACGCCCGGCCTCGACAGCACCCTTTGCATAGTGGCCGGCCATGGGCTTAGAAAGACGGGAGCGCTTCTTGCTGCCCGAGGTGACCTGCACCGCGCGGTAACCGTCGGTCTCGACGGTCTTGACCTGCACGACCCGGTTCGGGTCCACGTGCACCACGGATACCGGTATCGCCGACCCATCCTCGGTGAAAATTCGGGTCATGCCGCATTTGCGGCCTACCAGACCAATTGCCATCGCTAAACTCCAGGAAGCTTTTTCGTTTTTAGTTCAGTTTGATCTGCACATCCACGCCGGCGGCAAGATCAAGCTTCATGAGCGCATCCACTGTCTTGTCGGTGGGCTCGATGATGTCCATCAGGCGCTTGTGGGTGCGCAATTCGTACTGGTCGCGGGCATCCTTGTTGACGTGCGGCGAAACCAGCACCGTGAAGCGCTCTTTCTTGGTCGGCAATGGGATCGGCCCGAGCACCTGCGCACCGGTGCGCTTCGCAGTCTCCACGATTTCCGTCGCGGACTGGTCGATCAAGCGATGGTCGAATGCTTTCAGACGGATTCTGATTCTTTGCTTGGACATGATCTATTACTCGATAACCTTGGAAACGACGCCGGCACCCACGGTGCGACCACCTTCGCGGACCGCGAAACGCAGACCTTCTTCCATGGCGATGGGCGCGATCAGCTTCACCGTGATCTTGATGTTGTCGCCCGGCATCACCATCTCCACACCTTCCGGCAACTCGACGGAACCGGTCACGTCGGTGGTGCGGAAGTAGAACTGCGGGCGGTAGCCATTGAAGAACGGCGTGTGACGACCGCCTTCTTCCTTGGACAGCACGTAGATTTCCGCTTCGAAATGGGTGTGCGGAGTGATGGAACCCGGCTTCGCCAAAACCTGACCACGCTCCACGTCCTCGCGCTTGGTGCCGCGCAGCAGCACGCCCACGTTGTCCCCAGCCTGACCTTCGTCCAGCAGCTTGCGGAACATTTCAACGCCGGTGCAGGTGGTCTTGACGGTGGCCTTGATGCCCACGATCTCGACTTCCTCGCCCACTTTGACTTTGCCGCGCTCGATACGGCCGGTCACCACGGTGCCACGACCGGAGATGGAGAACACGTCTTCGATGGGCATCAGGAACGGCAGATCCACCGGACGCTCGGGCAGCGGGATGTAATCGTCCAGCGCCTGCACCAGCTTGTGGATAGCCGGCACACCGATGTCGCTCTGATCACCTTCCAGCGCCTTCAGCGCGGAACCGATGACGATCGGGGTGTCGTCGCCCGGGAAGTTGTAGGTGCTGAGCAGTTCGCGGATTTCCATTTCCACCAGCTCGATCAGCTCGGCGTCGTCCACCATGTCGGCCTTGTTCAGGAACACGACGATGTAGGGCACGCCCACCTGACGGGCCAACAGGATGTGCTCGCGGGTCTGCGGCATGGGGCCGTCAGCAGCGGAACAGACCAAGATCGCGCCATCCATCTGCGCGGCGCCGGTGATCATGTTCTTCACGTAGTCGGCGTGACCCGGGCAGTCCACGTGAGCGTAGTGACGGCTCGGGGACTCGTATTCCACATGGGCGGTAGCAATGGTGATGCCGCGCTCGCGCTCTTCCGGTGCCGCGTCGATCTGATCGTACGCCTTGAACTCACCACCGAAGCGCTCCGCACCGATCTTGGTCAGAGCCGCCGTCAGCGTGGTCTTGCCGTGGTCGACGTGACCGATCGTGCCGACGTTCACATGCGGCTTGGTGCGCGAAAATTTCTCTTTTGACACGGCTAATTACCTCGATGATCTGGGTGAGTTAATCTGCTTCAAAACACTTTCTTGATGATGGCATCAGCGACATTCGATGGCGCTTCCGCATATTTCTCAAACTGCATACTGTAGGTCGCGCGGCCCTGCGTCGCCGACCTGAGGTCGGTGGCGTAACCGAACATCTCCGACAAGGGAACCTCACAGCGGATGATCTTGCCCGACGGCGCATCGTCCATCCCTTGTATGAGCCCACGACGGCGGTTGATATCACCCACCACGTCCCCCATATAATCCTCGGGAGTCACCACTTCGACCCGCATGATGGGCTCTAGCAAGGCCGGAGCGGCTTTGCGAGCACCTTCTTTGAAACCCATGGATCCGGCGATCTTGAATGCCATTTCGCTGGAATCGACATCGTGGTATGACCCGTCGAACAGAGTGACTTTGACATCAACCACCGGAAAGCCGGCAAGTATACCATTCTGCATCTGCTCTTGGATACCCTTATCCACGGCGGGCACGTATTCCCTCGGAATCACACCACCGACGATGCCGTTCACGAACTCGTAGCCGGTGCCCGGCTCGCGCGGCTCGATGCGCAGCCAGACATGACCGTACTGGCCGCGGCCGCCGGTCTGGCGCACGTATTTGCCTTCCTGCTCCACCGATTTCTTAAGGGTCTCCCGGTAAGCAACCTGCGGCGCGCCCACATTGGCGTCGACGCCGAATTCACGCTTCATGCGGTCGACGATGATCTCCAGGTGCAACTCACCCATCCCAGAGATGATGGTCTGGCCGGTTTCCTCATCGGTGTGCACACGGAAGGAGGGATCCTCCTGCGCCAGCTTGTTGAGGGCAATACCCATCTTTTCCTGGTCGGCCTTGGTCTTGGGCTCGACCGCCACGGAAATCACCGGCTCGGGAAAGTCCATCTTCTCCAGGGTGATGATGCCCTTCTGGTCGCACAGGGTGTCGCCCGTGGTGACATCCTTCAGACCAATGGCGGCAGCGATGTCGCCGGCACGGACTTCCTTGATCTCCTCGCGGTTGTTGGCATGCATCTGCACAAGACGACCGATGCGCTCGCGCTTGCCTTTGATCGGGTTGTAGACCGTATCGCCGGAAGACAGCACGCCGGAATAGACCCGCACAAAAGTCAGCGCGCCCACAAAAGGATCGGTGGCGATCTTGAACGCCAGCGCCGCAAACGGCTCGTCATCCGAAGGATGGCGCTCGCCCTCGCTGTCATCTTCCAAATGCCCTTTGATGGCCGGAATGTCGGCCGGAGAGGGCATGTATTCCACCACCGCATCCAGCATGGCCTGGACGCCCTTGTTCTTGAACGCAGACCCGCACAGCGTGGGAACGATCTCGCTGGCAATGGTGCGCGCACGAAGACCTTTCTTGATCTCCTCGACGCTGAGCTCACCACCTTCCAGGTACTTGTCCATGAGTTCTTCGCTGGCCTCGGCCGCCGCCTCCACCAACTTGGCGCGCCAATCCGCACACTCAACTCTCATCTCGGCGGGAACTTCCCTTTCTTCGAAACGCATGCCCTGGGTACTGTCATCCCAAAAGATGGCCTTCATCTTGATGAGATCGACCACCCCCTGAAACTTTTCCTCAGCCCCGATAGGCAACTGCAGGGGAACCGGATTGCCACCCAGCCGGGTCTTGATCTGACCGACGACGCGCAGGAAGTTGGCGCCCGCACGATCCATCTTGTTTACAAAGGCCAGACGCGGAACATGATACTTGTCGGCCTGCCGCCATACCGTTTCCGACTGGGGTTCGACACCGCCCACCGCGCAAAAAACGGCACATGCGCCGTCGAGCACACGCAGGGAGCGTTCCACTTCAATGGTGAAATCCACATGCCCGGGCGTATCGATAATATTGATCCGGTGCTGCGGAAAACCGCCATCCATTCCCTTCCAAAAGCAGGTCGTGGCCGCGGACGTGATGGTGATGCCGCGCTCCTGCTCCTGCTCCATCCAATCCATGGTGGCAGCACCGTCGTGCACCTCTCCAATCTTGTGCGACACGCCGGTATAGAACAGGACGCGCTCGGTCGTCGTGGTTTTACCCGCGTCGATGTGCGCCATGATCCCGATATTCCGGTATCGCTCGATGGGAGTGGTGCGTGCCACAGCCTCAGATCCTTGCCGTCTGTTAAAGAGCAATCAACTGGTACGAAGTTACCAGCGGTAGTGGGAGAAAGCCTTGTTGGCCTCAGCCATCTTGTGGGTGTCTTCGCGCTTCTTCACCGCAGTGCCACGATTCTCGTTGGCATCCATGACCTCGGCCGCCAACTTCATGCCCATACCCTTCTCGCTGCGCTTGCGTGCCGCATCGATCAGCCAGCGCATGGCCAGGGCGGAACGGCGGGCGGGACGCACTTCGACCGGCACCTGATAGGTCGCGCCACCCACTCGGCGGGACTTCACCTCGACCACCGGCTGCACGTTCTCCAGGGCCTTAGTCAGCACTTCCAGGGAGTTCTGGCCGGTCTTGCCCTCAATGAAGTCGAGCGCACCGTAAACGATCTTTTCCGCGACGGACTTTTTGCCGTCCTCCATGAGCATGTTCACGAAGCGCGCCAGCGTCTGGCTGCCGAATCGCGGATCCGGGTTGATTTCTCTTCTCTCGGAATTTCTTCTTCTGGACATCTTCGACCCCTGACCTCAATTAGCTCTTCGGACGCTTGGCGCCATACTTGGAACGACCCTGCCGGCGCTTCTGCACACCCGCGGTATCCAGGCTGCCGCGCACAATGTGGTAACGCACACCCGGCAAGTCCTTCACACGGCCACCACGAATCAGGACCACGGAGTGCTCCTGGAGGTTGTGCCCCTCGCCGCCGATATAACTCGTCACTTCGGCACCGTTGGTCAGACGCACGCGAGCGACTTTACGCAGCGCGGAGTTCGGCTTCTTCGGCGTGGTGGTGTAAACACGGGTGCACACGCCACGACGCTGAGGACAACTGTCCAGAGCCGGAACATTGCTCTTGTCTATCTTTCTAACTCGCGGCTTCCGAACCAATTGGTTGATTGTGGTCATTACCGAACTCCAAAAATTTCGCTTAACTTGGGCACAAATCGGACTCCAGACCCGCCCATTAACCACCACCCGGCGGCCGGCAGGAGCCTGGTAAAGCGGGCAAAAATAAAACATTACCCACCACCTGTCAACAATCGAGACCAAGAACCGCACTGGATCGGGCTTCCGGCAACGCCTGACGACAGCCCAAAAAAAAGGCCTACATTTCCGTAAGCCTTTTTGAAGAGATGGCTCCCCCGGACGGGCTCGAACCGCCGACCCAGTGATTAACAGTCACTTGCTCTACCGACTGAGCTACAGGGGAAGAATCTGAATGTCAAAGCCGCCATGAGATGGAACACACGGCCGCCAAAAGCTTACAAAAAAATGGCGCGCCCGGAGAGATTCGAACTCCCGACCACCTAGTTCGTAGCCAGGTACTCTATCCAACTGAGCTACGGGCGCGCTGCAGAAACGGCATTATGCAGTAAAGCACAGCCCACGTCAAACCTGATGTAGAAAAAATTCCGGTGCGCCGACTTCATTCCGGCAGGGAAACGCCCCTGCGGAGCAACTCCAGGACATCGGCGGCCGGCACCGGTTTGCTGAACAGATAGCCTTGGACCTCCTCGCAATCCCGCGACCTCAGGAACTTGAGCTGGCTCGGGGTTTCGACGCCCTCGGCGATCACCTTCAACTGCAGGTTGTGCGCCATGGCAATGATCGCGGCGATGATACTGGCATCGTTGGGGTCGGTGGTGATGTCCCGGATAAAACTGCGGTCAATTTTGAGTACCTGGATCGGCAGGGTACGCAAGCGCGCCAGGGACGAATAGCCGGTACCGAAGTCGTCGATCAGGATCTGGATACCCATCTCGCTCATCTCGTTCAGGCGCGCAATGGTCTCCTCCTCATCCTCCATGAAGGCGCTCTCGGTCACTTCCAGCGCTAGCACCGACGCATCCAGTCCCGCATCGAACATTACCTGACGGATCACATTCATCAGATCACGGTGGCGGAACTGGCGCAGGGACAGGTTCACCGCGACGCGCAGGTGCCCGAAGCCGGCCTGGCGCCATTGAGCCACCTGACGCACCGCCTCCCGCAATACCCACTCGCCGATGGGCACGATCAGGCCGCTTTCCTCGGCGAGCGAGATGAACTGCTCGGGCGCCACCACCCCCAGATCGGGATGGCACCAGCGAATGAGCGCTTCCAGGGCGTCGATGCGCCCTTCGCGGATGTTGACCGAGGGCTGGAAATAGAGCTCGAATTCCGAGCGTTCCAGCGCCCGGCGCAGACTGTTCTCGATCATGAGGCGATCCGCCGCGGTGGCGTTCATGTGCGCCTCGTAGAACAGGAAGTTGTTCCTTCCCTTCGCCTTGGCGTGGTACATGGCGGTATCCGCGTTCTTCACCAGTTCGGCCACATTGCCGCCGTCGTTGGGATATACCACGATGCCGATGCTCGCGCTGATGAACACTTCATGCCCCTCCAGATCGAAGGGGTTGCCCAGATTTTCCAGGATGGTGCGGGCGACGCGGCTACCGATTTGCACCACGTCCACCCCGGGTGAATGGCCCGGACCCAGGATGACGGTAAATTCGTCGCCGCCCATGCGAGCGACGGTATCGGACTCCCGCACGCACTGCCGCAACCGCTCGGCTACCTGCTGCAGGAGCAGATCGCCCACCGGATGCCCGAAGGAGTCATTGATCGGCTTGAAGCGGTCGAGATCGAGGTAGAGCAGCAGCAGCGGGTATTCGCCGCGCTTGGCCGACAGCAAGGCCCGGTCCAGGCGATCCTGGAACAGCACGCGATTGGGCAAGTCGGTAAGGACGTCGTAGTGCGCGAGATGGTAAATGCGCTGTTCCGACA
Protein-coding sequences here:
- the rplV gene encoding 50S ribosomal protein L22 translates to METSAKLSNARVSAQKCRLVADQIRGMDVAKAIDLLTFSTKKSAKLVKKVLESAIANAEHNDGADVDELHVSSVFVNEGPTMKRMKARAKGRGNRIEKRTCHITVKVSEQK
- the rpsS gene encoding 30S ribosomal protein S19 produces the protein MPRSINKGPFIDHQLLKKVLDAAESGVKRPIKTWSRRSMVIPEMIGMTLAVHNGKQHVPVLVSDNMVGHKLGEFAPTRTYKGHQADKKSK
- the rplB gene encoding 50S ribosomal protein L2 is translated as MALIKSKPTSAGARFVIRVKTEGLHKGKPFAGLLEKKSKNSGRNNQGRVTTRHKGGGHKQHYRVVDFKRDKIDVPGRVERIEYDPNRTAHIALVVYKDGERRYMIAPKGMAAGQEVISGEFAPIKTGNCLPLRNIPVGSLIHCLELKPGKGAQLARSAGASVQLVAKEGAYATVRLRSSEMRKVLIDCKAVIGEVSNAEHNLISLGKAGAKRWRGVRPTVRGVAMNPVDHPHGGGEGRTSGGRHPVSPWGTPTKGYKTRNNKRTDDMIVRKRK
- the rplW gene encoding 50S ribosomal protein L23 translates to MKQQELMRILQAPVISEKSTVASEQNKQFVFRVKKSANKEQIKRAVELMFNVQVDSVHVLNVKGKVKRFGRFMGARSDWKKAYVKLKPGFDIELSAA
- the rplD gene encoding 50S ribosomal protein L4, with the translated sequence MTLQIPVLKNGRSEEPVAVSEAVFGQNFNEPLVHQMVVAYLAAGRAGTKGQKSRADVSGGGAKPWRQKGGGRARAGTTRGPLWRTGGVTFAASNRSYKQKLNKKMYRAGMRSIFSELLRQDRLLVTDDVFPGAPKTKELVGKLKALGAESALIITDALNSDLCLAARNLPGVEVCTADSVNPVSLVHSEKVIVTTQAVKNIEVKLG
- the rplC gene encoding 50S ribosomal protein L3, which encodes MAIGLVGRKCGMTRIFTEDGSAIPVSVVHVDPNRVVQVKTVETDGYRAVQVTSGSKKRSRLSKPMAGHYAKGAVEAGRGLWEFRLEESDSAEYAVGSELGVDQFEEGQYVDVRGFTIGKGFAGVIKRHNFRTQDATHGNSLSHRAPGSIGQNQTPGRVFKGKKMAGHMGAEFKTVQSLKVAAVDKERSLLMIRGAIPGPKGGDVVVKPAVKK
- the rpsJ gene encoding 30S ribosomal protein S10, which encodes MSKQRIRIRLKAFDHRLIDQSATEIVETAKRTGAQVLGPIPLPTKKERFTVLVSPHVNKDARDQYELRTHKRLMDIIEPTDKTVDALMKLDLAAGVDVQIKLN
- the tuf gene encoding elongation factor Tu; this encodes MSKEKFSRTKPHVNVGTIGHVDHGKTTLTAALTKIGAERFGGEFKAYDQIDAAPEERERGITIATAHVEYESPSRHYAHVDCPGHADYVKNMITGAAQMDGAILVCSAADGPMPQTREHILLARQVGVPYIVVFLNKADMVDDAELIELVEMEIRELLSTYNFPGDDTPIVIGSALKALEGDQSDIGVPAIHKLVQALDDYIPLPERPVDLPFLMPIEDVFSISGRGTVVTGRIERGKVKVGEEVEIVGIKATVKTTCTGVEMFRKLLDEGQAGDNVGVLLRGTKREDVERGQVLAKPGSITPHTHFEAEIYVLSKEEGGRHTPFFNGYRPQFYFRTTDVTGSVELPEGVEMVMPGDNIKITVKLIAPIAMEEGLRFAVREGGRTVGAGVVSKVIE